Proteins encoded together in one Bacteroidota bacterium window:
- a CDS encoding DUF3276 family protein, whose translation MEPNEHRRASRRDDRDEVYSVRVPAGKRTYFFDVKATRSGEDFFLNITESKRRGDGEGYQKHKLFLYKEDFGKFVLALHEAMAYVRDELLPDYEFEDLPELELPEDSYWDDE comes from the coding sequence ATGGAACCCAACGAGCACCGTCGTGCAAGCCGCCGCGACGACCGCGACGAGGTCTACTCGGTCCGTGTGCCTGCAGGCAAGCGCACCTACTTCTTCGACGTGAAGGCCACCCGGTCCGGCGAGGATTTCTTCCTCAACATCACTGAGAGCAAGCGACGCGGTGACGGTGAGGGCTACCAGAAGCACAAGCTGTTTCTCTACAAGGAGGACTTCGGCAAGTTCGTGCTGGCCCTGCATGAAGCCATGGCCTACGTCCGGGACGAGCTCCTGCCTGACTACGAGTTCGAGGACCTTCCAGAACTCGAGCTCCCTGAAGATTCCTATTGGGACGACGAGTAG